CTTTGGTTAGTGAATGAAGGACCTGAACAATTCTCCATTGACCCCTCAAGGATCGCTGTAGTGGGAAGCTCTGCAGGTGGTTTCCTTGCGCTGTGCACAGGAATGTTCGCCCACAAGCCACGTGCGATTGTCTCCTTCTATGGATATGGCGATATTAGTGCACCATGGGCACTCGAATCAAGTAAATTCTATTGCGAAAAAGATATCGTCTCCAAAGAGACTGCTAAAAGTACGGTGTCCGATCAAATCATTACGAATGCAAGCGTTGACGAGCGTTTTCTTCTCTATTTATATGCTAGACAATCCGGTCAATGGATACAAGAAGTAACGGGCTTAAATCCTTCGCTACATAAGGAAGAACTCCTCAAATTCTGTCCTATTCATCATGTAACTAATGACTTCCCCCCTACATTGCTATTGCACGGAACAAATGATGTAGATGTGCCGTATGAACAATCGGTATTTATGAGAGCAGCGCTAGTGAAAGAAGGAGTACCGGCGAAGCTTATTACTATTCCTAACGGAGAGCATGTATTTGAAAAAGATTTCGATAACCCTGTTGTGCAAAAAGCACTCCATCAGGTGATTGATTTTCTCCAGCTTCATCTGGCTGAGTAGATCTGTAAAAGAACAGGAAAATCCGGCACTAAAATAGTGCCGGAAAATATAGGATACCACCTGAATTATTTCTTGTTTAATTCGTGGAAATGCGTCCATAAATGATCGCAATCTTCTCTAGCTTCCACTTTAATCATATTAACAACACTCTCATCATGACCC
This window of the Paenibacillus sp. FSL R10-2734 genome carries:
- a CDS encoding alpha/beta hydrolase produces the protein MKKTIIFKENDSFTIKADLYETNRPQAPAIVYIHGGGLLWGDREDLSEEMIQLYTNNGFALFSIDYRLAPRSTLSDILEDVQDSLLWLVNEGPEQFSIDPSRIAVVGSSAGGFLALCTGMFAHKPRAIVSFYGYGDISAPWALESSKFYCEKDIVSKETAKSTVSDQIITNASVDERFLLYLYARQSGQWIQEVTGLNPSLHKEELLKFCPIHHVTNDFPPTLLLHGTNDVDVPYEQSVFMRAALVKEGVPAKLITIPNGEHVFEKDFDNPVVQKALHQVIDFLQLHLAE